Proteins encoded by one window of Calidithermus timidus DSM 17022:
- the purD gene encoding phosphoribosylamine--glycine ligase yields MKVLVVGSGGREHALVWKVAQSPLVSKLYAAPGNPGMAELAELVPITDVRELAEWAQHNAIDLVIVGPEAPLVEGLADRLEERGVKVFGPRQQAAMIEGSKAFAKGLMERYGIPTASYRAFSDPIEALEYLEQVGAPIVVKDSGLAAGKGVTVATELHQAKQAVTNILSGPEPGEVVIEEFLTGPEVTVLAVTDGQTIVPLLPSQDHKRLRDGDRGEMTGGMGAVCPYPLPPETLREVQQRVLEPLIAGLRSEGVVYQGVVYAGLMLTPGGIRVLEFNARFGDPEAQAILPLLETDLVELALAVTEGRLHELELRWHGGASACVVMAAPGYPEDPRKGIPLRLPSRPPNQVLYFHAGTKRVGEQLQSNGGRVLNVVGLGADLHEALERAYQGVAAVDFPQAQFRRDIGKNLLQTLP; encoded by the coding sequence GTGAAAGTTCTCGTGGTGGGCTCAGGTGGGCGCGAACACGCCCTGGTCTGGAAGGTGGCCCAGTCGCCCCTCGTCTCCAAGCTCTATGCCGCCCCGGGCAACCCGGGCATGGCCGAGTTGGCCGAACTGGTACCCATTACGGATGTGCGCGAGCTGGCCGAGTGGGCCCAGCACAACGCCATCGACCTGGTGATCGTGGGCCCGGAGGCCCCGCTGGTGGAGGGGCTGGCCGACCGGCTCGAGGAGCGCGGCGTCAAGGTGTTCGGGCCCCGCCAGCAGGCAGCCATGATCGAGGGTTCTAAAGCTTTCGCCAAAGGGCTGATGGAGCGCTACGGCATCCCCACCGCCTCCTACCGCGCCTTCAGCGATCCCATCGAGGCGCTGGAGTACCTCGAGCAGGTCGGGGCTCCCATCGTGGTCAAGGATTCCGGCTTGGCGGCGGGCAAGGGCGTGACCGTGGCCACCGAGCTGCATCAGGCCAAGCAGGCCGTGACCAACATCCTCTCCGGCCCTGAGCCGGGCGAGGTGGTGATCGAGGAGTTCCTCACCGGCCCCGAGGTCACCGTGCTGGCTGTGACCGATGGCCAGACCATCGTGCCCTTGCTCCCTTCGCAGGACCACAAGCGCCTGCGCGATGGGGACAGGGGTGAGATGACTGGCGGCATGGGGGCGGTCTGTCCCTACCCCCTGCCACCCGAAACCCTGCGCGAGGTGCAGCAGCGCGTGCTCGAGCCCCTCATCGCCGGGCTGCGCTCGGAGGGCGTGGTCTACCAGGGCGTGGTCTACGCCGGGCTGATGCTGACGCCCGGCGGCATCCGGGTGCTCGAGTTCAACGCCCGCTTCGGCGATCCCGAGGCCCAGGCCATCCTGCCGCTGCTCGAGACCGACCTCGTCGAGCTGGCCCTGGCCGTGACCGAAGGCCGCCTGCACGAGCTCGAGCTGCGCTGGCACGGCGGCGCCTCGGCCTGCGTGGTGATGGCCGCCCCCGGCTACCCCGAAGACCCCCGCAAGGGCATTCCCCTGCGCCTACCCTCCCGGCCCCCCAACCAGGTGCTCTACTTTCACGCCGGGACCAAGCGGGTGGGTGAGCAGCTTCAGAGCAACGGGGGCCGGGTGCTCAACGTGGTGGGCCTGGGTGCCGATTTGCACGAGGCCCTCGAGCGCGCTTATCAGGGCGTGGCCGCCGTGGACTTCCCCCAGGCGCAGTTCCGGCGGGACATCGGGAAGAATCTGCTTCAGACCCTGCCGTGA
- a CDS encoding MBL fold metallo-hydrolase: MIHTLDLLDRAPRVIASFLLETPEGPVLLETGPESRFETLTRALREKGYAPQDVRHVFVTHIHLDHAGAAWRFAEHGATVYVHPKGAPHLVDPSKLWASASRIYGDQMEALWGRMGYVPQAQVRALEDGERVRIGGFTIEALDTPGHASHHHAYRIDSALIAGDVAGVRIGRGPVLPPCPPPDIHVETWQQSLARLRGLGLETLYLTHFGPVTDVQAHLAALEARLLDWADWMRKRLKAGRTREEIVGEFEAHVADELHAAGLSDEEVREYEYADPAWMSVDGLMRYWTKHRPEAVAQAS; this comes from the coding sequence ATGATCCATACCCTCGACCTCCTCGACCGTGCGCCCCGGGTTATTGCCTCGTTCTTGCTCGAGACCCCCGAGGGGCCAGTGCTGCTCGAGACCGGGCCCGAGTCGCGCTTCGAGACGCTGACCCGGGCGCTGCGCGAGAAGGGCTATGCGCCGCAGGACGTGCGCCACGTCTTCGTGACCCACATCCACCTCGACCACGCCGGGGCGGCCTGGCGCTTTGCCGAGCACGGGGCGACGGTCTACGTCCACCCCAAGGGCGCTCCGCACCTCGTCGATCCCAGCAAGCTGTGGGCCTCGGCCAGCCGCATCTACGGCGATCAGATGGAGGCCCTGTGGGGCCGCATGGGCTATGTCCCCCAGGCCCAGGTGCGGGCGCTCGAGGACGGGGAGCGCGTACGGATCGGGGGGTTTACCATCGAAGCCCTCGACACACCGGGCCACGCCAGCCACCACCACGCCTACCGCATCGACTCCGCCCTCATCGCCGGGGACGTGGCCGGGGTGCGCATCGGGCGGGGCCCGGTGCTGCCGCCCTGCCCGCCCCCCGATATCCACGTCGAGACCTGGCAGCAGTCGTTGGCCCGGTTGCGGGGGTTGGGCCTGGAAACCCTCTACCTCACCCACTTCGGCCCCGTGACCGACGTGCAGGCCCACCTGGCCGCGCTCGAGGCCCGCCTGCTGGACTGGGCCGACTGGATGCGCAAGCGCCTCAAGGCTGGCCGGACCCGCGAGGAGATCGTGGGCGAGTTTGAGGCCCACGTGGCCGACGAGCTGCACGCCGCGGGCCTGAGCGACGAGGAGGTGCGCGAGTACGAGTATGCCGACCCGGCCTGGATGAGCGTGGACGGGTTGATGCGCTACTGGACCAAGCACCGCCCCGAGGCCGTCGCCCAGGCCTCCTGA
- a CDS encoding LptF/LptG family permease, protein MLRRYFLREALSLYLVGFLIFIGLLTSDFFTSWAGSFARMGTPLKDMLLLWLYRMPYFLGVALAFGLVFALLITLARWIRQSELKAMYAGGVKPMVLLLPVLGVGLVVSGLALFTWGWLRPEAQLRFDALKDRIFYGSSPSGVLTDQLYTPQGYGLYFAQRVYPDNDGGGVRLEGVRVIEPGGAVWSAPRGRWLEAGVWQLEDARRVEPDGRLVVVGSHPLPFPLSAPPRTDSYDALNLTQLHQIVRADGKALFPLAQRYANALGALVLAWLAMAVGLGLREQSWAFVAVVVLLFGYYTLWTLSAKFAEYDVFGPIVAAWLPNLAFGVVAAILTLRLR, encoded by the coding sequence ATGCTCCGACGCTACTTCCTGCGTGAAGCCCTGAGCCTGTATCTGGTAGGCTTTCTGATCTTCATCGGGCTGCTGACCAGCGATTTCTTCACCTCCTGGGCAGGTTCCTTCGCCCGGATGGGAACGCCGCTGAAGGACATGCTGCTGCTGTGGCTGTACCGCATGCCCTACTTCCTGGGGGTGGCGCTGGCCTTCGGCCTGGTGTTCGCCCTCCTCATCACCCTGGCCCGCTGGATTCGCCAGTCGGAGCTCAAGGCCATGTACGCCGGGGGCGTCAAGCCCATGGTGCTGCTGCTGCCGGTGCTGGGGGTGGGGCTGGTGGTGAGCGGGCTGGCGCTGTTCACCTGGGGCTGGCTACGTCCGGAGGCCCAGCTTCGCTTCGACGCCCTCAAGGACCGCATCTTCTACGGCAGCAGCCCTTCGGGGGTGCTGACCGACCAGCTCTACACCCCGCAGGGCTACGGGCTGTACTTCGCCCAGCGTGTCTACCCCGACAACGATGGCGGTGGGGTCCGACTGGAAGGGGTGCGGGTGATCGAACCCGGGGGCGCGGTGTGGAGCGCGCCCAGGGGACGGTGGCTCGAGGCCGGGGTGTGGCAGCTCGAGGACGCCCGGCGGGTCGAACCCGATGGCCGGCTGGTCGTCGTGGGCTCGCACCCTCTCCCCTTCCCCCTCTCCGCCCCACCGCGCACCGACTCCTACGACGCGCTCAACCTCACGCAGTTGCACCAGATCGTCCGCGCCGACGGCAAGGCCCTTTTCCCCTTGGCCCAGCGCTACGCCAACGCCCTGGGAGCGCTGGTGCTGGCCTGGCTGGCCATGGCGGTGGGCCTGGGGCTGCGCGAGCAATCCTGGGCCTTCGTGGCGGTGGTGGTGCTGCTGTTTGGCTACTACACCCTTTGGACCCTCTCGGCTAAGTTCGCCGAGTACGACGTTTTCGGACCCATCGTGGCGGCCTGGCTGCCCAACCTGGCCTTCGGGGTAGTGGCCGCCATCCTTACCCTGAGGTTGCGATGA
- a CDS encoding LptF/LptG family permease, with translation MTRLDQYLFREVGTYVVGALAAVIMALLAGALYEVLAPLLQRGADPLVVGQYLAYKLPELVVRALPLAFLFGLLLVFSRLGEDSELKALLAGGIGKARVLLPMLMLAGVLFILGLGLAETLVPRGLQKASSVLREAVVQKPRALLTPGTRFQDAYGRIVYVGEVRGDGSIGEVRVITAEEILLARQGRFEGGSLVLERGLRITYGSSRPRTVATFERGVVPLVELGFDPPGGLNNLSIAELRQRVRQYRSQGFSYQAELTTLYRKFAEPAASFSFALFAVGVAFFLLGGSRSLGFVGVAVLSFLYYATTSVGRIMGEQGVIPAWLAAFGPNLLYALVGLVLLRLGRR, from the coding sequence ATGACCCGACTCGACCAATACCTCTTTCGCGAGGTGGGCACCTACGTGGTGGGGGCGCTGGCCGCGGTGATCATGGCCCTGCTGGCCGGAGCGCTCTACGAGGTGCTGGCTCCACTCTTGCAACGCGGGGCCGACCCGCTGGTGGTGGGGCAGTACCTGGCTTACAAGCTGCCCGAGTTGGTGGTGCGAGCGCTGCCGCTGGCCTTCTTGTTCGGGCTGCTGTTGGTGTTCTCTAGGTTGGGCGAAGATTCCGAGCTCAAGGCCCTGCTGGCTGGGGGCATCGGCAAGGCCAGGGTGTTGCTGCCCATGCTGATGCTCGCGGGGGTGCTGTTCATCCTGGGCCTGGGGCTGGCCGAAACCCTGGTGCCGCGCGGCCTGCAAAAAGCCAGCAGCGTGCTGCGCGAGGCGGTGGTGCAAAAGCCCAGGGCGCTGCTCACCCCCGGCACCCGCTTCCAGGACGCCTACGGGCGCATCGTCTACGTGGGCGAGGTGAGGGGTGATGGCAGCATCGGCGAGGTGCGGGTGATCACCGCCGAGGAGATCCTCCTGGCCAGGCAGGGCCGCTTCGAGGGGGGCAGCCTGGTGCTCGAGCGGGGCCTGCGCATCACCTATGGCTCGAGCCGGCCCCGCACGGTGGCTACCTTCGAACGCGGCGTGGTGCCGCTGGTGGAGCTGGGCTTCGACCCGCCCGGCGGGCTCAACAACCTCTCCATCGCCGAGTTGCGCCAGCGGGTGAGGCAGTACCGCAGCCAGGGCTTCTCCTACCAGGCCGAGCTCACCACCCTCTACCGCAAGTTTGCCGAACCCGCCGCTTCCTTCTCCTTCGCGCTCTTCGCGGTGGGGGTGGCCTTCTTCCTGCTGGGCGGCAGCCGCAGCCTGGGCTTCGTGGGGGTGGCGGTGCTGAGCTTCCTCTACTACGCCACCACCAGCGTGGGCCGGATCATGGGCGAACAGGGGGTGATCCCGGCCTGGCTGGCGGCCTTTGGCCCCAACCTGCTCTACGCCCTGGTGGGGTTGGTGCTGCTGAGGTTGGGCCGCCGATGA